The following coding sequences lie in one Kribbella sp. NBC_00709 genomic window:
- the ctaD gene encoding aa3-type cytochrome oxidase subunit I yields the protein MGSTTALPRRRSKGQILVKWITTTDHKLIGHMYLITSFAFFLIGGVMALVIRAELAKPGLQIVNEEVYNQLFTMHGTIMLLLFATPLFVGFANEIMPIQIGAPDVAFPRLNMFSYWLFLFGGLITISGFFTPGGAADFGWFAYAPLSNAVRSPGIGGDLWIMGLWMAGLGTILGAVNFVTTIITMRAPGMTMFRMPIFTWNILVTSILVLIAFPILAGALLVLEADRSLGAHVFDAANGGPLLWQHLFWFFGHPEVYIIALPFFGIITEILPVFSRKPVFGYIGLVSATLGIAVLSVAVWAHHMFVTGAVNLPFFSFMTFLIAVPTGVKFFNWIGTIWGGSVSFDTPMLWSVGFLTTFLFGGLTGIILASPALDYQLSDSYFVVAHFHYVVFGTVVFAMFAGFYFWWPKFTGRMLNERLGKLHFWLLFIGFHTTFLVQHWLGVEGMPRRYADYKASEGFTTLNEVSSVGAFILGMSMLPFFYNVYKSRKSPKVGVDDPWGWGRSLEWATSSPPPRHNFEKLPRIRSESPAFDLHHAELALAEYPDNRAGADNLLDAGEDQGRVEHLEEIADSETEGKDKA from the coding sequence ATCGGTAGCACCACCGCACTGCCGCGGCGGCGCAGCAAGGGTCAGATCCTGGTCAAGTGGATCACCACCACCGACCACAAGCTGATCGGGCACATGTACCTGATCACGTCGTTCGCGTTCTTCCTGATCGGCGGTGTGATGGCGCTGGTCATCCGCGCCGAGCTGGCCAAGCCGGGCCTGCAGATCGTGAACGAAGAGGTCTACAACCAGCTCTTCACGATGCACGGCACGATCATGCTGCTGCTGTTCGCGACCCCGCTGTTCGTCGGCTTCGCGAACGAGATCATGCCGATCCAGATCGGCGCACCGGATGTCGCGTTCCCGCGGCTGAACATGTTCAGCTACTGGCTGTTCCTGTTCGGCGGCCTGATCACGATCAGCGGCTTCTTCACCCCGGGCGGCGCGGCCGACTTCGGCTGGTTCGCCTACGCCCCGCTGTCCAACGCGGTCCGCTCGCCGGGTATCGGCGGTGACCTGTGGATCATGGGTCTGTGGATGGCCGGTCTGGGCACCATCCTCGGTGCGGTCAACTTCGTGACGACGATCATCACGATGCGGGCGCCGGGGATGACGATGTTCCGGATGCCGATCTTCACCTGGAACATCCTGGTCACGTCGATCCTGGTGCTGATCGCGTTCCCGATCCTGGCCGGCGCGCTGCTCGTGCTGGAGGCCGATAGATCGTTGGGGGCGCACGTCTTCGATGCCGCGAACGGTGGGCCATTACTCTGGCAACACCTGTTCTGGTTCTTCGGGCATCCCGAGGTCTACATCATCGCGTTGCCGTTCTTCGGCATCATCACCGAGATCCTGCCGGTGTTCAGCCGCAAGCCGGTCTTCGGCTACATCGGTCTGGTCAGCGCGACCCTCGGTATCGCGGTCCTCTCGGTCGCGGTCTGGGCCCACCACATGTTCGTCACCGGCGCGGTGAACCTGCCGTTCTTCTCGTTCATGACGTTCCTGATCGCGGTACCGACCGGCGTGAAGTTCTTCAACTGGATCGGCACGATCTGGGGCGGCTCGGTGTCGTTCGACACCCCGATGCTCTGGTCGGTCGGCTTCCTGACGACCTTCCTCTTCGGCGGTCTGACCGGCATCATCCTGGCCTCGCCGGCGCTGGACTACCAGCTGTCCGACTCGTACTTCGTGGTCGCGCACTTCCACTACGTCGTCTTCGGCACCGTGGTGTTCGCGATGTTCGCCGGGTTCTACTTCTGGTGGCCGAAGTTCACCGGCCGGATGCTGAACGAGCGGCTCGGCAAGCTGCACTTCTGGCTGCTGTTCATCGGCTTCCACACCACGTTCCTGGTGCAGCACTGGCTCGGTGTCGAGGGCATGCCGCGGCGGTACGCCGACTACAAGGCGAGCGAGGGCTTCACCACGCTGAACGAGGTCTCCAGCGTCGGCGCCTTCATCCTGGGCATGTCGATGCTGCCGTTCTTCTACAACGTCTACAAGTCGCGGAAGTCGCCCAAGGTCGGCGTCGACGACCCGTGGGGCTGGGGCCGCTCGCTGGAGTGGGCGACCAGTTCGCCGCCGCCGCGACACAACTTCGAGAAGCTGCCCCGGATCCGGTCCGAGTCCCCGGCGTTCGACCTGCACCACGCCGAGCTGGCCCTGGCGGAGTACCCGGACAACCGGGCCGGCGCCGACAACCTGCTCGACGCCGGCGAGGACCAGGGCCGGGTGGAGCATCTCGAGGAGATCGCCGATAGCGAGACCGAAGGGAAGGACAAGGCGTGA
- a CDS encoding cytochrome c oxidase subunit 4, with translation MKVEAWVFGILSVFVVVVTPIYWLMSNDPTGTTALVMTFFLSLLVAFYLSVTARRMDARPEDRKEAEIVEGAGELGFFPPYSWWPLWCALTLAVAVLGIVFGWWLFIAGVGIGIVTLSGFIFEYYRGDHAH, from the coding sequence GTGAAGGTCGAAGCCTGGGTCTTCGGGATCCTGAGCGTTTTCGTCGTGGTCGTCACGCCGATCTACTGGCTGATGTCGAACGACCCCACCGGCACCACGGCGCTGGTGATGACGTTCTTCCTGTCACTGCTGGTGGCGTTCTACCTGAGCGTCACCGCACGGCGGATGGACGCCCGGCCGGAGGACCGCAAGGAAGCGGAGATCGTCGAAGGAGCCGGTGAGCTCGGCTTCTTCCCGCCGTACTCCTGGTGGCCGCTGTGGTGCGCGCTGACGCTCGCCGTGGCCGTGCTCGGCATCGTCTTCGGCTGGTGGCTGTTCATCGCCGGCGTCGGCATCGGCATCGTGACGCTGAGCGGGTTCATCTTCGAGTACTACCGCGGTGACCACGCTCACTGA
- a CDS encoding L,D-transpeptidase has protein sequence MRKHGLAVVGICVLLLAGTACSDTKADGGNGSGGQSTPGASTSQSNSPGASTTPGDSTTPSETPAANIAVVPAKGASSVQPDKPVTVTTTAGKLAQVTLKDDDGDAVAGSFNTEKTQWTSTDHLKPGASYTLSGSAEGTDGGTVPISSTFKTVKATKSLKASVVPLNGETVGVALPIQIFWNNPVKDRAAVEKRLKVTTSVPVTGSWHWVNSKQVNYRPMNYWPAGTKVTVNIDTQGVNAGNNTWGTASRKIAFSIGKSVVSFVNVKKHTMTVNINGKLARTIPITAGKDGFTTRSGVKVIMEKFTTKRMDAATIGIKPGDPNYYNISDVKWAQRVTSSGEFIHGAPWSSGSQGSANVSHGCVGMSLADAKWFFDQTLRGDPVTVTGTSRHMEPGNGWTDWNTTWAAYKKGSALS, from the coding sequence GTGAGGAAGCACGGGCTTGCCGTAGTGGGGATCTGTGTGCTGCTGCTGGCCGGCACGGCCTGCAGCGACACGAAAGCCGACGGTGGCAACGGCAGCGGTGGTCAGTCGACCCCGGGCGCGTCCACGTCGCAGAGCAACTCGCCCGGTGCATCGACCACTCCAGGCGACTCGACCACTCCGTCGGAGACGCCTGCGGCGAACATCGCCGTCGTGCCTGCCAAGGGCGCGTCCTCGGTGCAGCCGGACAAGCCGGTGACGGTGACCACGACGGCCGGCAAGCTGGCTCAGGTCACGCTGAAGGACGACGACGGCGACGCGGTGGCCGGCAGCTTCAACACGGAGAAGACGCAGTGGACCTCCACGGATCACCTGAAGCCAGGCGCGTCGTACACCCTGAGTGGCTCCGCCGAGGGCACCGACGGCGGCACTGTGCCGATCAGCTCGACGTTCAAGACGGTGAAGGCGACCAAGAGCCTGAAGGCCTCGGTCGTCCCGCTGAACGGTGAGACCGTCGGCGTCGCGCTGCCGATCCAGATCTTCTGGAACAACCCGGTCAAGGACCGCGCCGCGGTCGAGAAGCGGCTCAAGGTCACCACGTCGGTCCCGGTCACCGGCAGCTGGCACTGGGTGAACAGCAAGCAGGTCAACTACCGGCCGATGAACTACTGGCCGGCCGGCACCAAGGTGACGGTGAACATCGACACCCAGGGCGTCAACGCCGGTAACAACACCTGGGGCACTGCCAGCCGGAAGATCGCCTTCAGCATCGGCAAGTCCGTCGTCAGCTTCGTCAACGTCAAGAAGCACACGATGACCGTGAACATCAACGGGAAGCTGGCCCGCACCATCCCGATCACCGCCGGCAAGGACGGGTTCACCACCCGCAGCGGAGTGAAGGTGATCATGGAGAAGTTCACCACCAAGCGGATGGACGCGGCGACGATCGGCATCAAGCCGGGCGACCCGAACTACTACAACATCAGCGACGTGAAGTGGGCCCAGCGGGTCACCAGTTCCGGCGAGTTCATCCACGGCGCCCCGTGGTCGTCCGGCAGCCAGGGCAGCGCCAACGTCAGCCACGGCTGCGTCGGCATGAGCCTCGCGGACGCCAAGTGGTTCTTCGACCAGACCCTCCGCGGCGACCCCGTCACCGTCACCGGCACCTCCCGCCACATGGAGCCCGGCAACGGCTGGACCGACTGGAACACCACCTGGGCGGCCTACAAGAAGGGCTCCGCGCTCTCCTGA
- a CDS encoding ABC transporter substrate-binding protein, which produces MRRIVVLLTVWILGVTMAAGCGDHDESGGPSGTLPDGPIVIGMAIARSGFAAPYDLGPARGAELAVADLNAHGGVLGHQLELKYGDTKSDRALGTTVGLDLLSHGAKVMVVTCDFDLGSPAAIASTSKKVVAVSPCAGSSQFDVPTLGPLAYSMGTKSAAGAMNVAQFAYDKGYRKAFLWLDPSITHTKETCAAFESQFGAQPQAKVVGTETIQQNDASFAGQVARLRESGADVLELCSYNPGAATALRQLRAAGVDIPVVSNISMDGNYWLQSVPNLKNFYYDAFGSLYGGDPRADVNEFFTRYQAKFGEPAVTSYALTGYATIQMIAKAIETAHTTDGAALAKAIDGLGSYETIAGPVGFSATQHIVTDRPAVIMGVDGGRISPVAMYAGGRKIVKG; this is translated from the coding sequence ATGCGCCGAATTGTCGTTCTTCTCACTGTCTGGATCCTTGGTGTGACGATGGCCGCCGGCTGCGGCGATCACGACGAGTCCGGGGGGCCGTCCGGGACGCTGCCGGACGGGCCGATCGTCATCGGAATGGCGATCGCGCGGTCCGGGTTCGCCGCGCCGTACGATCTCGGGCCGGCGCGCGGCGCCGAGCTCGCGGTCGCGGACCTCAACGCGCACGGCGGCGTCCTGGGCCATCAGCTCGAGCTCAAGTACGGCGACACGAAATCCGACCGGGCGCTCGGCACCACTGTCGGCCTCGACCTGCTGTCGCACGGCGCGAAGGTCATGGTCGTCACCTGCGACTTCGACCTCGGTAGTCCCGCGGCCATCGCCTCGACCAGCAAGAAGGTCGTGGCGGTGTCGCCGTGCGCCGGCTCTTCGCAGTTCGACGTGCCGACGCTGGGACCGCTCGCGTACTCGATGGGCACCAAGAGCGCGGCCGGGGCGATGAACGTCGCCCAGTTCGCCTACGACAAGGGGTACCGGAAGGCCTTTCTCTGGCTCGATCCGAGTATCACGCACACCAAGGAGACCTGCGCGGCGTTCGAATCGCAGTTCGGCGCGCAGCCGCAGGCGAAGGTGGTCGGGACCGAAACGATCCAGCAGAACGACGCGTCGTTCGCCGGCCAGGTCGCGCGGCTGCGGGAATCCGGCGCCGACGTGCTCGAGCTGTGCAGCTACAACCCGGGCGCGGCCACCGCACTGCGCCAGCTCCGGGCTGCCGGCGTCGACATCCCGGTCGTGTCGAACATCTCGATGGACGGCAACTACTGGCTGCAGAGTGTCCCGAACCTGAAGAACTTCTACTACGACGCCTTCGGCTCGCTGTACGGCGGTGATCCGCGCGCGGATGTGAACGAGTTCTTCACCCGCTACCAGGCGAAATTCGGTGAGCCGGCCGTGACGTCGTACGCGCTCACCGGCTACGCGACGATCCAGATGATCGCCAAGGCGATCGAGACGGCGCACACCACCGACGGCGCGGCGCTGGCCAAGGCGATCGACGGACTGGGTTCGTACGAGACGATCGCCGGCCCTGTCGGGTTCAGCGCGACGCAGCACATCGTGACGGATCGTCCCGCGGTGATCATGGGCGTCGACGGAGGCCGGATCAGCCCGGTCGCCATGTACGCCGGCGGACGCAAGATCGTGAAGGGCTGA
- a CDS encoding ABC transporter ATP-binding protein — protein MRPLLCTSHVTVRFAGLCALDDVGLELGHGEILGLIGPNGAGKTTLLNVLSGFQRPTAGHVELDGHRITGWDPPRRARAGISRTFQDVRLFPDMTVRENCEAAVVSCDGKWATARTRASQALDWFDLQQSADVLARDLPYGVQRRLGMARAICAQPRVLLLDEPAAGLNDDESAAMAETVRQIHQEIDCGIVVIEHDVRLILSLCDRVHVLDHGVTLRVGSPEEIRTDPEVVSAYLGAEATG, from the coding sequence ATGCGGCCGCTGCTGTGCACGAGTCACGTGACCGTGCGCTTCGCCGGGCTGTGCGCGCTGGACGACGTCGGACTCGAGCTGGGCCACGGCGAGATCCTCGGGCTGATCGGGCCGAACGGGGCCGGGAAGACGACGCTGCTCAACGTGCTGTCGGGCTTCCAGCGTCCGACCGCGGGCCACGTCGAGCTCGACGGCCACCGGATCACCGGCTGGGATCCGCCCCGCCGGGCGCGAGCGGGGATCAGCAGGACGTTCCAGGACGTCCGGCTGTTCCCGGACATGACCGTGCGCGAGAACTGTGAAGCCGCGGTGGTCAGCTGCGACGGGAAGTGGGCGACCGCGCGGACCCGGGCGAGCCAGGCGCTGGACTGGTTCGACCTGCAACAGAGCGCCGACGTCCTGGCTCGTGACCTGCCGTACGGCGTGCAGCGGCGACTCGGGATGGCCCGGGCGATCTGCGCCCAGCCACGAGTGCTGTTGCTCGACGAGCCGGCGGCCGGACTCAACGACGACGAGAGCGCTGCGATGGCCGAGACAGTGCGGCAGATTCATCAGGAGATCGACTGCGGGATCGTCGTGATCGAGCACGACGTACGACTGATCCTGAGTCTGTGTGATCGAGTGCATGTCCTCGATCACGGCGTCACGCTCCGGGTCGGCAGCCCTGAGGAGATCCGGACAGATCCCGAGGTCGTGTCCGCGTACCTGGGAGCGGAGGCGACGGGATGA
- a CDS encoding ABC transporter ATP-binding protein, whose amino-acid sequence MTLLEVSGLHVSYGPIDAVKGVSFSIGRGDVVAVLGPNGAGKSSILQAIQGLVRSRSGSIRWRGTDITNWAPERRARAGIAFVPESRGVFRTLSIGENLRLAGCALAGGVDVAERIKLALRHFPALANRLSERAAVLSGGERQQLAIGRALVAAPDLLVLDEPSLGLAPVVLDELFANLAALRDEGSTILLVEQSVARAVRLADQLFSLRGGVIERVDEPDELLRNPSFRAKHLGMG is encoded by the coding sequence ATGACGCTGCTCGAAGTCTCCGGCCTGCACGTGTCGTACGGGCCGATCGACGCGGTCAAAGGGGTTTCGTTCAGCATCGGACGCGGCGACGTGGTCGCGGTCCTCGGTCCGAACGGGGCCGGCAAGTCCAGCATCCTGCAGGCGATCCAGGGTCTGGTTCGCTCGCGCAGCGGATCGATCCGTTGGCGCGGCACGGACATCACGAACTGGGCCCCCGAGCGCCGAGCGCGGGCGGGGATCGCGTTCGTGCCCGAGTCGCGGGGCGTGTTCCGCACGCTGTCGATCGGGGAGAACCTGCGGCTTGCCGGCTGTGCACTGGCCGGGGGAGTCGACGTCGCAGAGCGGATAAAGCTCGCCTTGCGACACTTTCCCGCACTGGCGAACCGGCTGTCCGAGCGGGCCGCGGTGCTGTCCGGCGGCGAACGCCAGCAGCTCGCGATCGGACGGGCGCTGGTGGCCGCACCGGACTTGCTGGTCCTCGACGAGCCGTCGCTCGGGCTCGCGCCGGTCGTGCTCGACGAGCTGTTCGCCAACCTCGCCGCCCTGCGTGACGAGGGCTCGACGATCCTCCTCGTCGAGCAGAGCGTCGCCCGCGCGGTCCGGCTCGCCGACCAGCTGTTCTCGCTGCGAGGGGGTGTGATCGAGCGCGTGGACGAGCCCGACGAACTGCTGCGGAATCCGTCGTTCCGGGCCAAACACCTGGGAATGGGGTGA
- a CDS encoding branched-chain amino acid ABC transporter permease → MAQNLVDAVSIGSLDALIAIGIALLFSIMGLINFAHGELIMIGGYALLWFAGLPFAVTAVLVVAVVVGCGLAMERLAFRSVRGASGETLLMTSFALSLFVQGGVLLFEGANPKSVDVLGSLGASVHVAGLSVGKLDLAIIGVTAVLLLGLAWFLRATPLGVQMRAAAEDFRMARALGVRANLVVAIAFGVSGAFAAIAAIFLVARTGTLTPAMGLSPVLTGFVAIVLGGLGRLWAAALGAFVLALLSVMLQAYLPTSMAPYRDALVYLGIVVILVMRPHGIAGRPGAVRV, encoded by the coding sequence ATGGCTCAGAATCTTGTCGACGCCGTCAGCATCGGCAGTCTTGATGCCTTGATCGCGATCGGCATCGCGCTGCTGTTCAGCATCATGGGGCTGATCAATTTCGCGCACGGCGAGTTGATCATGATCGGCGGGTACGCGCTGCTGTGGTTCGCCGGACTGCCGTTCGCCGTGACGGCAGTACTCGTAGTCGCGGTCGTCGTCGGGTGTGGACTCGCGATGGAGCGGCTCGCCTTCCGATCCGTGCGCGGGGCGAGTGGGGAGACGCTGCTGATGACCTCGTTCGCCCTCAGCCTGTTCGTCCAGGGCGGCGTACTGCTGTTCGAGGGCGCGAATCCGAAGAGTGTCGACGTCCTCGGAAGTCTCGGGGCGAGTGTGCACGTGGCCGGCCTGTCGGTCGGCAAGCTCGACCTTGCGATCATCGGCGTCACCGCGGTGTTGCTGCTCGGGCTTGCGTGGTTCCTGCGCGCGACACCGCTCGGCGTCCAGATGCGCGCCGCGGCCGAGGACTTCAGGATGGCGCGCGCACTCGGCGTACGCGCCAACCTCGTCGTCGCCATCGCCTTCGGGGTGAGTGGCGCGTTCGCGGCGATCGCGGCGATCTTCCTGGTCGCGAGGACGGGCACGCTGACTCCGGCCATGGGCCTGAGCCCGGTACTCACGGGGTTCGTCGCGATCGTGCTCGGCGGGCTCGGCCGGCTGTGGGCGGCCGCGCTGGGCGCGTTCGTACTCGCCCTGCTCTCCGTGATGCTGCAGGCGTACCTGCCCACTTCGATGGCGCCGTACCGAGACGCCTTGGTGTACCTCGGGATCGTCGTCATCCTGGTCATGCGGCCGCACGGCATCGCCGGCCGCCCCGGGGCGGTGCGGGTATGA
- a CDS encoding branched-chain amino acid ABC transporter permease: protein MTSSSTSALARCAPAVACTVLVLAVSGLAMIGSETTQRTATQMLVMGVIAVGTFIFVGNSGVLSFGHVVFVAVGAYSTALTTVPHGLRQALLPELPSWLGRLELGLPEALLISGLLSLLVGVVFSLIILRLDGMAAGIASLALLISVNVVIGNWDAVTRGSQGIVGIPTDLTIGTTVPWLIGAIAVALAHQLSRSGFRLRASREDPVAAAALGVRIRRDRSIAFVISAFVCGVGGGLYAHFLGALTPGDVYLQLTLLTLLMLIVGGVRSLSGAVIGTLFISVLAELLRRIEAGGEVGPIALAPHPGIQQLILALTLLLTLLLRPGGITSLSRGTARVRWRVRRRARWGVSGASHR, encoded by the coding sequence ATGACGAGCTCGAGTACGTCGGCGCTGGCGCGCTGCGCGCCCGCCGTCGCCTGCACCGTACTGGTGCTCGCGGTCAGCGGCCTGGCCATGATCGGCTCGGAGACGACCCAGCGGACGGCGACGCAGATGCTCGTCATGGGTGTCATTGCCGTCGGCACCTTCATCTTCGTCGGCAACTCGGGCGTGCTGTCCTTCGGCCACGTCGTGTTCGTCGCCGTCGGGGCGTACTCCACGGCGCTGACGACCGTTCCGCACGGCCTGAGGCAGGCGCTGCTGCCCGAGTTGCCGAGTTGGCTCGGACGGCTCGAGCTCGGCCTTCCCGAGGCGCTGCTGATCTCCGGCCTGCTCTCCCTCCTGGTCGGCGTCGTCTTCTCACTGATCATCCTGCGTCTCGACGGGATGGCGGCCGGCATCGCAAGCCTGGCGCTGCTGATCAGCGTCAACGTGGTGATCGGCAACTGGGACGCGGTCACCCGCGGCTCGCAAGGGATCGTGGGAATCCCTACCGATCTCACCATCGGCACCACCGTTCCCTGGCTGATCGGCGCGATCGCGGTCGCTCTGGCCCACCAACTGAGCCGGTCCGGCTTCCGGCTGCGGGCTTCGCGCGAGGATCCCGTCGCCGCTGCCGCACTCGGGGTCCGGATCCGGCGGGACCGGTCGATCGCGTTCGTCATCAGCGCGTTCGTCTGCGGCGTCGGCGGTGGTTTGTATGCCCATTTCCTCGGAGCACTGACCCCGGGCGACGTCTACCTGCAGCTGACCCTGCTCACTCTGCTGATGCTCATCGTCGGCGGGGTCCGCAGCCTGAGCGGTGCCGTCATCGGGACCCTCTTCATCTCCGTGCTGGCCGAGTTGCTCCGAAGGATCGAGGCCGGGGGAGAGGTCGGCCCGATAGCGCTCGCTCCGCATCCCGGCATTCAGCAACTGATCCTCGCCCTGACACTGCTGCTGACCCTGCTCCTGCGTCCCGGCGGGATCACCTCACTCAGCCGAGGAACTGCAAGAGTGCGTTGGAGAGTTCGTCGCCGTGCGCGGTGGGGAGTGAGTGGTGCGTCGCATCGGTGA
- a CDS encoding alpha/beta fold hydrolase has protein sequence MTFQDAYAALLARWDIPVEHLDVAGTHVNVCGPADAQTVVLLASHGATAPVWFPVAPRLAERYRVYAPDVPGDAGLSTAPPPRTVAELMTWLSGVLKGLDDPLLVGHSYGAWIALTYALQTPVPRLALIDPTDCFTGLRPAYVARALPMLLRPSEARLKSFIRWETQGLPIDPAWLDLAALASVEPTTQPVKPRRPTPEQLKHLPPTLVLVADRTKSHDPRQLARRAAAAGASVVHLTDATHHSLPTAHGDELSNALLQFLG, from the coding sequence ATGACCTTCCAGGACGCGTACGCCGCTCTCCTCGCCCGCTGGGACATCCCGGTCGAACACCTCGACGTCGCCGGCACGCATGTCAACGTCTGCGGTCCCGCCGACGCCCAGACCGTGGTCCTTCTCGCCAGTCACGGCGCCACCGCTCCGGTCTGGTTCCCCGTCGCTCCGCGGTTGGCCGAGCGGTACCGCGTCTACGCCCCGGACGTCCCCGGCGACGCCGGTCTGAGCACCGCACCCCCACCTCGCACGGTCGCCGAGCTGATGACCTGGCTGTCCGGAGTCCTGAAGGGCCTCGACGACCCGCTACTCGTCGGCCACTCGTACGGCGCCTGGATCGCCCTAACGTACGCCCTGCAGACACCGGTCCCGCGGCTGGCGCTGATCGACCCCACGGACTGCTTCACCGGCCTCAGACCCGCCTACGTGGCCCGCGCCCTGCCGATGCTCCTGCGCCCCTCAGAGGCCCGCCTGAAGTCCTTCATCCGTTGGGAGACCCAAGGCCTCCCGATAGATCCAGCCTGGCTGGACCTGGCCGCCCTGGCCTCCGTCGAGCCCACGACCCAGCCGGTCAAGCCTCGCCGCCCCACCCCCGAGCAGCTGAAGCATCTACCGCCGACCCTTGTGCTCGTGGCGGACCGCACCAAGTCCCACGACCCGCGGCAGCTGGCGCGGCGAGCAGCAGCCGCCGGGGCATCCGTCGTACACCTCACCGATGCGACGCACCACTCACTCCCCACCGCGCACGGCGACGAACTCTCCAACGCACTCTTGCAGTTCCTCGGCTGA
- a CDS encoding MarR family winged helix-turn-helix transcriptional regulator: MREGVTPADAERAAALELVHGLRAVALRLEQSVGEFARTSGLHGTDVRALVSLLDAERAGVEATPSWLAQQLGMTSQATTAVIHRLEAAGHVERLRSRTDGRSARLQVSDSAVGLGWQFFGPLLDRLIATTQTLDSDQQTVVKNYLSAVTDALG; encoded by the coding sequence ATGCGTGAAGGAGTGACGCCGGCGGACGCCGAACGGGCCGCCGCGCTGGAGTTGGTGCACGGGCTGCGTGCGGTCGCGCTCAGGCTGGAGCAGTCGGTCGGGGAGTTCGCTCGTACGTCGGGCTTGCACGGGACCGACGTACGGGCGCTAGTGAGCCTCCTCGACGCCGAGCGGGCCGGAGTGGAGGCCACGCCCAGTTGGCTTGCTCAGCAGCTTGGAATGACCTCTCAGGCGACGACGGCCGTCATCCACCGCCTGGAGGCCGCCGGGCACGTCGAACGCCTCAGAAGCCGCACGGACGGCCGCAGCGCCCGCCTCCAGGTCTCCGACAGCGCGGTCGGCCTGGGCTGGCAGTTCTTCGGCCCGCTCCTCGATCGTCTGATCGCCACCACCCAGACCCTCGACAGCGACCAGCAGACAGTGGTGAAGAACTACCTGTCTGCGGTCACCGACGCGCTGGGATAA